CAGTAGCAATTTTGCCCTGAGGTTGCTAATTGATTATTGCTCGATTACTTGGTTTTCTATTGCTCatgaatctgtttttttcttttttttttttgttcaataagAATCTTATAGTTGTGTAACgggatctcttttgtttttgctttgttgTAGTCAATGCTGGATCCAACAAGGCTGCATCAAGCGGCACCTCCTTGAACACGAAGAGGCTTGATGATGACACTGAGAACTTATCTCGTGAGTATTATACATATCTGAATCATTCATCTGATTTATATCATGCACTGGAAAATAGTACCTAATCTGCCTCTGTAATCTGTATGTATTCTGAGACATAGTTTTATACTAGTCATTTTCCTATAAGGGCAAGTTTTGGCGTATGTCTTTCTGGGTTGCTAATGTTTTCTCCCAGtcggaaaatatatatactagtaccTACCTGCCTCTGTAATCTGTATGTACTCTGGGACAGAGTTTTATACTAGTCATGTTCCTATAAGGGCAAGTTTTGGCGTATGTCTTTCTGGGTTGCTAATGTTTTCTACAGTCTGGATTGTTTCGTGAGAggaggtttttgtttgtttatgggGTTATCAGGATACCAAAGAGCTGAAGCTTTGTGTATCTTAGTTTCCGCGTGTTCTCCATTTTTTGTGATAGATTGGTCAGGAATGTTTGTTATCGTCTAACTCGTTGTTTGCGTATTGGTTGTATAATCTAGATGACCGTGTGCCTACTGAGTTGAAGAAAGCCATCATGCACGCCAGAGGGGAGAAGAAGCTGACTCAATCCCAACTCGCCCAAgtactttctctcttttctctgttgTTATACTTGTTTGTATGTCACTGGATTCATGGTGGTAacattattatatgttttgatttctgTAGCTGATCAATGAGAAGCCACAAGTGATCCAAGAATACGAGTCAGGGAAAGCAATCCCGAATCAACAGATCCTTTCTAAGCTGGAGAGAGCACTTGGTGCTAAACTCCGTGGAAAGAAGTAAGAACAAATCTCTTAAGGTGAAAAAAACTAATCGCAGTTTCTCCCTCCAGTTCAGATGCATTACATATGctatgaaaagtgaaaactataTGGTTGGTTTTAATGGCATAGTAGTGATGTGTTGCGAGAAATCTTTTATGATGTGAgaataacaaagctgtttggAACTTTATGTCATTATAAATAATCTGTTTTCTTTCGTTTCGTCATGTCTCGTAAACCCCATGTTCCACTTTTGGAAAAAGTTCAAGGTTGAAATTTATCGACTGTCTGCCAATAATGATTTGATCAAATTGATtctaaaatgtaaaatacatGAGGTTATGTACGTATTAATGGGAAACTATGAAGAGACAGAAGAGAAAATTAATTACTTGGAatctaaataaacaaaatgtgctgtaaactagagaatttaggaagtgaaatctcttagtcttattgatTAATGTCGAggttacaagtatatataataggagTACAAAGGCTAAAACCCATAAAGTAATCGAGTACATAACATAGGCTATGGGCCGTAAAGcaatggccgatgggccgtacATGCGCCGACCGGTATATGGGCCGAATGGCCATGTCCTAACGGACTGTGAGCGGGCCGGTCTATAGAGtccacaagtgttttacaacactcccccttggacgagatgaccgtgccatgttggatgggatcgctgcaatgtgcttaggggatgctgcctcattaaaaccttaccaggaaaacccaatgggacaaaaccttggtgaaggaaaaagagtacagcacacattgctccccctgatccaaacatcactccaagtcctgaagtctccgcatcccaatcttgtgcgtgagcttcctgaacGTCGATGTCGAcaatgctttggtgaagagatcggctgagttgtcgcaggactgtacttgcaccacttgaacttcttcggccttttgtagttcatgtgtgaagaagaacttcggcagtatgtgcttcgtccgatctcccttgatgtatccttccttgagctgggCGATGCAAGCCGTATTGTCCTCGTAGATGACGGTTGCTCCCTTGCTGTCTTCTAAGCCGCTATCCGTCCGTATATGCTGAGTcatggaccgcaaccaaacacactcacggctggcttcatggatggctaggatctccgcgtgatttgaCGATGTGGCCACAAGAGTCTGCTTCATTGAACGCCAAGAGATCGCCGTACCGCCgtgcgtaaacacataacctgtttgtgacttaccgttgtgtggatcggataggtaacctgcatcagcaaaaccaactagacaGTCtcggttatggttagtataaaataaaccaaaatcaaccgtCCCTCGCAGGTACCGTAGTACGTGtttaataccattccagtgccgtATAGttggacaagaactatatcttgctaggaggttcacggcaaagcaTATGTCCGGCCTAGTGTGGCtggccaagaacattaacgctcctatagcactgaggtaaggcacttcaggtccaagaatttcttcattggccttcttaggagcaaatggatctttatccaagtctaagcttctaacaaccattgggctagtcaatgggtgagcttgctccatattaaatctcttgagtactttttctgtgtatgccttttgatgcacaaggatcccatt
The Camelina sativa cultivar DH55 chromosome 6, Cs, whole genome shotgun sequence genome window above contains:
- the LOC104792152 gene encoding multiprotein-bridging factor 1b; protein product: MAGVGPMTQDWEPVVIRKKAPNSAAKRDEKTVNAARRSGADIETVRKFNAGSNKAASSGTSLNTKRLDDDTENLSHDRVPTELKKAIMHARGEKKLTQSQLAQLINEKPQVIQEYESGKAIPNQQILSKLERALGAKLRGKK